In Zingiber officinale cultivar Zhangliang chromosome 1A, Zo_v1.1, whole genome shotgun sequence, a genomic segment contains:
- the LOC122031089 gene encoding pentatricopeptide repeat-containing protein At3g24000, mitochondrial-like codes for MTVIRSLLSPAGYSPPPVRRNARPEAGELRGRSYLSYLVLDRTRRGELPQALELFLQLQRSGWSADEFALASLLNSCSALPGVRRLGEQLHAKSVRAGLSSERGVRTSLVAMYSAAGRLVDARQVFDEVPMIEEADVPTWNAVISAYAFHGSFLDCFLLFRAMLELAHLVPTDATFAILISACVASQQVAIGKVIHAMALKNQSLDATKTLNSLISMYAKLGFWGDAMKVFDAMCPKDVVSWNAIISGLEQNGEFEAAISIFRRMSVSPNRITCLSLLSAIASVPSLRLGKEVHAWLIRSGLNSETAIGNSLIAMYGKCSDDVQKGRLIFEMLPCPDVISWNSMLSGYAQNGEFISFYKVFEEMQSSGSSPDLHTLTILLCALSPDSLVSCKLGREIHGYLLRREAELPVSLSVCNALLTMYSNFGRICDAEKVFKGLNELDSFTFNSMIDGLSNNDLCHDAMALFVEMHRQGFPLESSTLSIVLTVCSKMVSVELGKQLHAFAVKQCLHASIVSQSGSLSVDNALVSMYSKCGSLNDAIRVFQRMEKRDVVSWTAMITGCAQHGAANGSFEFFGEMRNSGIYPNSITYLGLLTACAHAGLVEEGKQYFGLLIKECKCQPSIEHYACMVDLFGRSGQFQQSEAMVQLATSRMKQNSESCLRLWKVLLGACHSHRQLDLGISIGSRILDSNPDDETTHVLLSNLYAAFGLWHDAISIRRLMKEKGLKKEAGCSWVETGNRKHVFVAADDFHENRKEIYEKLDELDNKCRRIGYVPATKYVLHDVDKLQKEAILRNHSERLAVSFALLSSAKTKGVVRVIKNLRVCEDCHNWMKFASKVEGVEIVLRDSRRFHSFIEGKCSCGNYW; via the coding sequence ATGACTGTAATCCGATCCCTCCTCTCGCCGGCGGGTTATTCCCCTCCACCTGTTCGACGAAATGCGCGACCGGAAGCCGGCGAACTCAGAGGCCGCTCTTACCTCTCGTATCTCGTTCTCGATAGAACCAGGCGCGGCGAGCTCCCGCAGGCGCTCGAGCTCTTCCTCCAGCTCCAGCGCTCTGGTTGGTCGGCCGATGAGTTTGCCCTCGCTAGCCTCCTCAACTCATGCTCCGCTCTCCCTGGCGTGCGGCGACTCGGGGAGCAGCTCCATGCTAAGTCCGTGCGCGCCGGTCTCTCTTCCGAGCGCGGCGTCCGCACTTCCCTCGTCGCGATGTACTCCGCCGCCGGCCGATTGGTCGACGCCCGCCAGGTGTTCGACGAAGTTCCCATGATCGAGGAGGCCGATGTCCCGACGTGGAACGCCGTCATCTCCGCCTACGCCTTCCATGGTTCGTTCCTAGATTGCTTCCTCTTGTTCCGAGCCATGCTCGAGCTGGCTCACTTGGTGCCTACCGATGCGACCTTCGCGATCCTCATCAGCGCGTGCGTGGCGAGCCAACAGGTTGCGATCGGAAAGGTGATACATGCGATGGCCCTCAAGAACCAGTCGCTCGATGCGACCAAGACACTCAATTCTCTCATCTCCATGTACGCAAAATTGGGCTTTTGGGGAGATGCCATGAAAGTTTTCGATGCAATGTGTCCCAAGGATGTTGTTTCCTGGAACGCCATCATCTCAGGCCTTGAACAAAATGGTGAATTCGAGGCGGCAATCTCGATTTTCCGCAGAATGTCTGTGAGTCCAAACAGGATTACCTGTCTCAGCTTGCTCAGCGCAATAGCTTCTGTCCCGTCTCTGAGGTTGGGGAAGGAGGTTCATGCTTGGTTAATCAGATCAGGCCTCAATTCGGAAACAGCTATAGGCAATTCACTGATCGCGATGTACGGGAAGTGCAGCGACGACGTCCAGAAAGGAAGGTTGATTTTTGAGATGCTGCCTTGTCCTGATGTTATTAGCTGGAACTCTATGCTCTCTGGTTATGCTCAAAACGGTGAGTTCATTAGCTTCTACAAAGTGTTTGAAGAAATGCAGAGCTCAGGATCAAGCCCTGACTTGCATACTCTGACCATTCTACTATGTGCACTGTCACCCGATTCATTGGTGTCTTGTAAGCTTGGAAGAGAAATTCATGGCTATCTGCTGAGACGAGAAGCTGAGCTGCCAGTTTCGTTGTCTGTGTGCAATGCATTGCTAACTATGTATTCGAATTTCGGTCGGATTTGTGATGCAGAGAAGGTCTTTAAGGGTTTGAATGAACTGGATTCCTTCACTTTCAATTCCATGATTGATGGGCTCTCTAACAATGACTTGTGTCATGATGCTATGGCACTCTTTGTGGAGATGCACAGGCAAGGATTTCCATTAGAGTCCTCAACCTTGTCGATTGTTCTTACAGTTTGCAGCAAAATGGTCTCCGTCGAATTAGGAAAACAGCTTCATGCATTTGCGGTAAAGCAATGTCTCCATGCCTCAATTGTTTCACAAAGTGGCTCCTTGTCCGTTGACAATGCACTCGTCTCCATGTATTCGAAGTGTGGTAGCTTGAATGATGCAATTCGAGTGTTTCAAAGGATGGAGAAAAGGGATGTGGTCTCTTGGACAGCCATGATCACAGGATGTGCGCAACATGGAGCGGCTAATGGGTCATTTGAATTCTTTGGTGAAATGAGAAACAGTGGCATTTATCCCAATTCAATCACTTATCTCGGTTTACTTACTGCTTGTGCACATGCTGGCCTAGTCGAAGAAGGGAAGCAATATTTTGGTTTGCTGATAAAAGAATGTAAATGCCAACCTAGCATCGAACATTATGCTTGTATGGTGGATTTGTTTGGTCGATCCGGCCAGTTTCAGCAAAGTGAAGCTATGGTTCAGTTGGCAACTTCTCGTATGAAGCAAAATAGCGAATCTTGTTTACGACTATGGAAAGTGTTGCTTGGGGCTTGCCACTCGCATAGGCAACTTGATCTTGGCATTAGCATTGGATCAAGGATTTTGGATTCCAACCCGGACGATGAAACTACTCATGTTCTTCTTTCCAATCTGTATGCCGCGTTTGGCTTGTGGCACGATGCAATATCGATACGGAGGCTGATGAAGGAAAAAGGGCTAAAGAAGGAGGCCGGATGTAGTTGGGTAGAGACCGGAAACAGGAAGCATGTTTTCGTAGCTGCTGATGATTTCCATGAGAACAGGAAGGAGATCTATGAGAAGCTTGACGAGTTGGACAATAAGTGTAGAAGAATCGGGTATGTCCCCGCAACGAAATATGTTCTCCATGATGTCGACAAGCTTCAGAAAGAGGCAATCCTAAGAAACCATAGCGAGAGATTGGCTGTATCGTTTGCATTGCTATCCTCAGCAAAGACGAAAGGAGTCGTCCGTGTGATTAAGAATCTCCGCGTGTGTGAGGATTGCCATAATTGGATGAAGTTTGCTAGCAAAGTTGAGGGCGTAGAGATAGTCCTAAGAGATTCGAGAAGGTTTCATTCTTTCATAGAAGGAAAATGTTCTTGTGGCAATTATTGGTAA